One window of the Allorhizobium ampelinum S4 genome contains the following:
- a CDS encoding phage major tail tube protein, giving the protein MAEKLLILEQVNIFVGDADPEDTNHVKLQSLGLPTLERAAVSHLGGGAVMSVNWTVGAFNALEPSFKLAGFTETSYKYLGIGSSESQKFTAYGVLRNKQTGVISQAKAVIQGIVGKVTPDSFDRASAFGHDHGITEVTHYQLTVDGTEWFYLDYFTSTVRQFGNDETQSVRVALGIE; this is encoded by the coding sequence ATGGCTGAAAAACTGCTTATCCTCGAACAGGTCAACATCTTCGTCGGTGATGCTGACCCTGAGGACACCAACCACGTCAAGCTGCAAAGCCTTGGCCTGCCGACACTGGAGCGCGCCGCTGTCTCGCATCTGGGCGGCGGTGCGGTGATGAGCGTCAACTGGACGGTCGGCGCCTTCAACGCGCTGGAGCCCAGCTTCAAGCTGGCCGGCTTTACCGAGACATCCTATAAATATCTTGGGATCGGCAGCAGCGAGAGCCAGAAATTCACCGCCTATGGTGTGCTGCGCAACAAGCAGACCGGGGTGATTTCGCAGGCCAAGGCTGTGATCCAGGGCATTGTCGGCAAGGTAACGCCCGACAGCTTCGACCGGGCAAGCGCCTTTGGCCACGACCATGGCATCACGGAAGTGACTCATTACCAGCTCACCGTTGACGGCACGGAATGGTTCTATCTGGACTATTTCACCTCGACGGTGCGCCAGTTCGGCAATGATGAAACGCAGTCCGTCCGCGTGGCGCTGGGGATTGAATGA
- a CDS encoding BRO family protein gives MSGFLTFDFENQAVRAFEHDGQEWFVAVDVCRCLRLENSRQALTRLSDDEKRSCNLNTLTDSKGIIFNAINDSDGIRAGNPNATIVNEPGLYRLIFTSTKPEAERLKRFVFHEVLPALRHTGCFAPEPVIDWEIAREQLSLVREARLAHGKEAAAALWRELGLPMPKDETSDKERRQAQGLMKYVYDFIDECMVFDQKAEVTGKEVYQRYQQWSATNNAPYIMNSSFGRFLIRAGIVKRHVSTGSRYIGVRLKHHIQITDQSS, from the coding sequence ATGAGCGGGTTTCTCACCTTTGATTTTGAAAACCAGGCTGTGCGGGCCTTCGAGCATGACGGGCAAGAATGGTTTGTGGCGGTTGATGTATGTAGATGCCTTAGGTTGGAGAACAGTCGCCAGGCACTGACAAGACTGTCTGATGACGAAAAGAGGTCCTGCAATCTGAATACACTTACCGACAGTAAGGGTATTATTTTCAATGCCATCAATGATAGCGATGGCATTCGTGCAGGCAACCCGAATGCCACTATCGTCAACGAACCTGGCCTTTACCGATTAATCTTCACCAGCACCAAGCCTGAGGCCGAACGCCTGAAGCGGTTTGTTTTCCATGAGGTTTTGCCAGCTTTGCGCCATACCGGGTGCTTCGCCCCTGAGCCGGTGATCGACTGGGAGATTGCTCGTGAGCAGCTTTCCTTGGTGCGTGAGGCACGTCTCGCGCATGGCAAGGAAGCGGCAGCGGCATTGTGGCGGGAACTGGGCCTGCCGATGCCGAAGGATGAGACGTCGGATAAAGAGCGCAGGCAGGCCCAGGGGCTAATGAAATATGTCTACGATTTCATTGATGAATGCATGGTGTTCGATCAGAAGGCTGAGGTCACCGGCAAGGAGGTTTATCAGCGTTATCAGCAGTGGTCTGCAACGAACAATGCGCCATATATCATGAACTCTTCATTTGGGCGGTTTCTGATCCGTGCGGGCATCGTGAAGCGGCATGTCAGCACTGGATCGCGTTATATTGGTGTGCGTCTAAAGCACCACATCCAGATCACCGATCAATCGTCCTAG
- a CDS encoding tail protein X, protein MSDTETIIVGRDGLTLSGVLARHYRAVVTGACEQVWSLNQDLARKGAEVPRGTVLTVPTKDALSTDTTDSKVTGLFD, encoded by the coding sequence TTGAGCGATACGGAAACCATCATCGTTGGCCGCGACGGTCTGACCTTATCTGGCGTGCTGGCCCGACATTACCGTGCGGTGGTCACGGGTGCCTGCGAACAGGTCTGGTCGCTCAACCAGGATCTTGCCCGCAAGGGTGCGGAAGTCCCGCGCGGGACGGTGCTGACCGTGCCGACCAAGGATGCCTTGTCGACCGACACGACCGACAGCAAAGTTACAGGCCTGTTCGACTGA
- a CDS encoding lysozyme: MPINKIKPTKRASIVIAGIVAIATGGVVSVFGGYSVPDDVALAVKIIQPWEGRSLKAYYDTIARPPVWTICDGDTDKVSPGMVETQEGCNKRLVVKLVKDYRAPVAKCVGDWDRKPLSWRATMLTLSWNVGVGATCNSTAVRLAKVGKFRESCEAATAFNRAGGKVITGLVNRREMGDANRIGEAELCVSGL, from the coding sequence ATGCCGATCAATAAAATCAAACCGACGAAGAGGGCATCAATTGTGATTGCTGGTATCGTCGCCATTGCGACCGGTGGCGTTGTTTCCGTCTTCGGTGGCTATTCTGTCCCCGACGACGTTGCCCTTGCCGTCAAGATCATCCAGCCTTGGGAAGGTCGGTCGCTTAAGGCCTATTACGACACGATAGCGCGCCCTCCGGTCTGGACCATTTGCGACGGTGATACCGATAAAGTCAGCCCTGGAATGGTTGAGACCCAAGAAGGCTGCAACAAGCGGCTTGTCGTGAAGCTGGTCAAGGATTACCGGGCTCCGGTTGCTAAATGCGTGGGAGACTGGGACAGGAAGCCGCTTTCCTGGCGGGCCACCATGCTGACATTGTCGTGGAATGTCGGTGTTGGAGCAACGTGCAATTCGACTGCCGTTCGTCTCGCGAAGGTGGGTAAATTCCGGGAAAGCTGCGAAGCGGCCACTGCGTTCAATCGCGCCGGTGGCAAGGTGATCACCGGTCTCGTTAACCGCAGGGAAATGGGTGACGCCAATCGGATAGGCGAAGCCGAACTTTGTGTAAGTGGTCTGTGA
- a CDS encoding Rha family transcriptional regulator, producing MTTETMEKTEVQPVVFVKAGAVFASSVDVAEFFEKEHREVLRAIDNLFEIAPDVCSCNFAPSSREVKMPNGGARDFRAFDMNRDGFTLLVMGFTGPKAVKFKLDYIAAFNAMETELLAQAKRVQPHPADDHLPRGRDRKAWGIHIQKINSVARYVGMINQVYGPEAARALLEADRDLPNVSNKALSVLCGSPEDDPVGCFFHLMRAAAGNGRTLGERVYAAFSDPVEMGKVKSFGILVGPASDSNFIAIATRHEFLARHFADTQWTGAWDVAFGLLSGAKASKRTLQFGMVKSRAVMVPRAEVIKLLNKSG from the coding sequence ATGACCACGGAAACCATGGAAAAGACAGAAGTGCAGCCGGTCGTGTTTGTGAAGGCTGGCGCGGTGTTTGCGAGCAGCGTCGATGTGGCGGAATTTTTCGAAAAAGAGCACCGTGAAGTTCTTCGGGCAATAGACAATCTATTTGAAATTGCCCCTGATGTATGTTCGTGCAATTTTGCACCATCATCGAGAGAAGTAAAAATGCCCAATGGTGGCGCTCGCGACTTTCGGGCGTTCGATATGAACCGCGATGGCTTTACGCTTTTAGTGATGGGGTTCACTGGGCCTAAGGCGGTGAAATTCAAACTTGATTATATAGCCGCTTTCAATGCCATGGAAACTGAACTCCTCGCTCAAGCTAAGCGGGTCCAGCCGCATCCGGCTGACGATCACCTTCCTCGGGGCCGCGACCGTAAGGCTTGGGGCATTCATATCCAGAAGATCAACTCGGTGGCACGATACGTCGGTATGATCAACCAGGTCTATGGACCCGAGGCCGCAAGGGCGCTTTTGGAAGCCGACAGAGATTTGCCGAACGTGTCAAACAAGGCCCTTTCGGTGCTGTGTGGATCGCCGGAAGACGATCCGGTCGGTTGCTTCTTTCACCTGATGCGGGCAGCAGCCGGCAACGGCCGCACTCTCGGTGAGCGTGTCTACGCCGCGTTCAGCGACCCAGTGGAAATGGGCAAGGTCAAGAGCTTCGGCATTCTGGTCGGGCCGGCCAGTGACAGCAACTTCATTGCCATTGCCACCCGGCATGAATTTCTGGCTCGGCATTTTGCCGATACCCAATGGACCGGAGCATGGGATGTTGCTTTCGGTCTGTTGAGCGGGGCGAAAGCTTCGAAACGAACCTTGCAATTCGGCATGGTCAAGTCCCGTGCGGTGATGGTGCCGCGCGCCGAGGTGATCAAATTGCTCAACAAGAGCGGCTGA
- a CDS encoding Arc family DNA-binding protein, with product MKQTDDKLIIRLPDGLREIIKRVAAENERTMNAEVVYHLKRAYSDENEKSGKKAS from the coding sequence ATGAAGCAGACCGACGACAAACTCATTATCCGCCTCCCGGATGGCCTTCGCGAGATCATCAAGAGGGTAGCAGCTGAGAACGAGCGGACCATGAATGCCGAGGTTGTCTATCACCTCAAGCGCGCTTACAGCGACGAAAATGAAAAGAGCGGGAAAAAGGCCTCGTAA
- a CDS encoding phage tail assembly protein, whose product MMVEPRRNRKPVDDPLGQALAGPAPAVPEVPPAPKATMVDLDAFTTSVGEVYNSPDADDEERDPVVVYEDERAGSRSYTLVHKPKVDGVLLSTVTMRLPEQQDIDDFYSGEISGTRAMLARLTGLHPAVIKRLKWPDAEAVFQLYRDVVPSFMIGE is encoded by the coding sequence ATGATGGTGGAGCCGCGCCGCAACCGCAAGCCGGTCGATGATCCTTTGGGGCAGGCCCTGGCCGGGCCTGCACCCGCCGTGCCGGAAGTGCCCCCCGCGCCAAAGGCCACGATGGTCGACCTCGACGCCTTCACCACATCGGTAGGCGAGGTTTACAATTCGCCTGATGCGGATGACGAAGAGCGTGATCCGGTTGTCGTTTACGAGGACGAGCGTGCCGGATCACGGTCTTACACGCTGGTGCATAAGCCCAAGGTGGACGGCGTGTTGCTGTCCACCGTCACCATGCGGCTGCCGGAACAGCAGGATATCGATGATTTCTATTCCGGCGAAATCTCTGGCACCCGCGCCATGCTGGCCCGCCTGACCGGGCTGCATCCAGCCGTGATCAAGCGGCTGAAATGGCCGGACGCGGAGGCTGTGTTTCAGCTTTACCGCGATGTCGTGCCGTCCTTCATGATCGGGGAATGA
- a CDS encoding phage tail tape measure protein → MSKLQASLVVDLVDKTGAKTSAVIGNMNRLKRAERDYMLADKGLRLSNKDKAMERLLTERHMASEKRMARMAMMGRTVSAVALVAGAAATKSYLDFASSEDKVNRILINANKGFGDLSPAMRDVQRVANQTALSVGNVTGGLESLVSAGQPMEKALAFLPSVARTAQASNSAVSDIANTADAMSNSFGISAGQMEKAFDILVEGGNAGKFELKDMSQYLPKLLPAFATIGYKGEEGLAKVVAMLQMVRQQTGSSEQAATALGNVVQKMYSNETANKFKRFGIDLPKSLDKAKKEGKDVMDTLVDMSIIATKGDLSKLPLIFEDTQAQDGMRALIQLRMGTKQLTTALYGASGAVERGLNQALQASQQKIQKMSNLWDALMTKVGGGVATVVNPALEKITNTLDERADEAAGVQGQSLSYNDLQQRQLEFFKQYGEKNPGASVMDKNTAFRKALAQMGRGEIKDVMDFFNPPASKEPQVWGPSGRGTPQPWEKVPIPAENPRSDAYNRRMYGEGQLAAQRAMRDAVPSMPTEFRDAQDALNASLTGTNGSPNIGAVLSDKIAEGGDKAATAMQSQANTIGSAIGAAFLSKVSGALGSFMANPGGGQPRSTGQAVQQQSNGQFIDAP, encoded by the coding sequence TTGAGCAAGTTGCAAGCCTCGCTGGTGGTCGATCTGGTCGACAAGACCGGCGCGAAGACATCGGCTGTTATTGGCAATATGAATCGGCTGAAGCGAGCCGAGCGCGATTACATGTTGGCTGACAAGGGTCTTCGGCTGTCTAATAAAGACAAGGCAATGGAACGCTTGCTAACGGAACGCCATATGGCTTCCGAAAAGAGAATGGCAAGAATGGCCATGATGGGCCGGACAGTCAGCGCTGTTGCTTTGGTGGCGGGTGCGGCCGCGACGAAATCTTATCTGGATTTCGCCTCCAGCGAAGACAAGGTGAACCGTATCCTGATCAATGCCAACAAGGGATTCGGTGATCTGTCGCCGGCGATGCGGGATGTGCAGCGGGTGGCAAACCAGACAGCATTGAGCGTCGGGAATGTTACCGGCGGTCTGGAAAGCCTTGTGTCGGCTGGCCAGCCAATGGAAAAGGCGCTGGCCTTCCTGCCATCCGTTGCAAGGACAGCCCAAGCATCAAACTCCGCTGTGAGCGATATTGCAAATACCGCCGATGCCATGTCGAATTCGTTTGGTATCAGCGCGGGGCAAATGGAGAAGGCTTTCGATATTCTGGTTGAGGGCGGTAATGCCGGGAAATTCGAGCTGAAGGATATGTCGCAATACCTGCCAAAGCTGCTGCCAGCGTTCGCGACGATTGGTTACAAGGGTGAAGAGGGCTTGGCCAAAGTTGTCGCCATGCTCCAGATGGTTCGGCAACAGACGGGAAGCAGTGAGCAGGCTGCAACGGCATTGGGCAATGTCGTTCAGAAAATGTATTCCAATGAAACGGCGAATAAGTTCAAGAGATTCGGCATTGACCTTCCAAAGTCTTTGGACAAGGCCAAGAAGGAAGGCAAGGATGTGATGGATACCCTTGTCGATATGTCCATCATTGCGACCAAGGGCGATCTTTCGAAGCTCCCATTGATATTCGAAGACACTCAGGCGCAGGATGGTATGCGTGCATTGATCCAGTTGCGCATGGGAACCAAGCAGTTGACGACGGCACTTTATGGTGCGTCTGGCGCCGTTGAGCGAGGCTTGAACCAGGCGCTCCAAGCCAGTCAGCAGAAGATCCAGAAGATGTCAAATCTCTGGGATGCATTGATGACCAAGGTGGGCGGCGGCGTGGCGACGGTCGTGAACCCAGCTCTGGAAAAGATCACCAACACATTGGATGAAAGGGCGGATGAAGCGGCTGGGGTGCAGGGGCAGTCCCTTAGCTACAATGATTTGCAGCAGCGGCAATTGGAGTTCTTCAAGCAGTATGGCGAGAAAAACCCCGGCGCGTCGGTCATGGATAAAAACACAGCCTTCCGCAAGGCTCTTGCCCAGATGGGGCGCGGCGAAATCAAGGATGTGATGGATTTCTTCAACCCGCCAGCCAGCAAGGAACCGCAGGTTTGGGGGCCTTCGGGCCGTGGCACCCCGCAGCCGTGGGAGAAAGTTCCGATACCAGCGGAAAACCCGAGATCAGATGCCTATAACCGCCGTATGTATGGTGAGGGCCAATTGGCGGCACAAAGGGCAATGCGGGATGCTGTGCCTTCCATGCCGACTGAATTCAGGGATGCTCAGGATGCGCTGAATGCATCGCTGACGGGCACGAATGGATCGCCCAACATCGGCGCCGTGCTGTCTGACAAAATCGCCGAGGGTGGCGACAAGGCTGCTACGGCAATGCAAAGTCAGGCGAACACCATCGGATCGGCTATCGGGGCGGCTTTTCTTTCGAAGGTATCCGGCGCACTGGGTTCATTCATGGCCAATCCGGGCGGTGGGCAGCCACGCAGCACGGGGCAGGCGGTGCAGCAGCAGTCTAACGGGCAGTTTATCGATGCGCCATAG
- a CDS encoding phage late control D family protein gives MAKAHFLVSVDGRVVTKNFLPVLLSASITKGVDKTADAAQFDLDDSGGTLRWPQTGQKVHVELGRENGAIRTFDGEVDTASWSLNRGSGSVLSVTARSVSLKGKAKASKEKHWDSKPLKSVLQDAGEDAGISVSVHADYADTVLDWEAMDAESFIAFGERLAREHGAIFRISGTSAVFVPYGKGVTGADLSAFTVTRSILLSASGFAPVTDRPRIKQKVETYYDLDKASRLAAQYASGDTVDADLQSGFSTSSKDHADRRAKSGARKAARDKAEGSVVINGDATPQPGGKCILSGLRAGVDGTYTIKSVTDELSRSSGYTTSISLSEPQGKAGQDSR, from the coding sequence ATGGCAAAAGCGCATTTTCTGGTTTCAGTTGACGGGCGGGTGGTGACGAAAAACTTCCTGCCCGTCTTGCTGTCCGCCTCGATCACCAAGGGCGTCGACAAGACGGCGGATGCGGCGCAGTTCGACCTCGACGACAGCGGCGGCACGCTGCGCTGGCCGCAGACGGGGCAGAAAGTGCATGTTGAGCTGGGCCGAGAAAATGGCGCGATCCGCACATTCGACGGTGAAGTGGATACGGCCAGTTGGTCCCTAAACCGGGGTTCCGGTTCGGTGCTTTCGGTAACGGCCCGGTCTGTTTCGTTGAAAGGCAAGGCAAAGGCTAGCAAGGAAAAGCATTGGGATAGCAAACCCTTGAAGTCCGTTCTTCAGGATGCAGGTGAAGATGCGGGTATCTCGGTTTCTGTCCATGCGGATTATGCCGATACGGTTCTGGACTGGGAGGCGATGGATGCGGAAAGCTTCATTGCCTTTGGCGAGCGGCTGGCGCGCGAGCATGGCGCAATCTTCCGGATTTCCGGCACATCCGCCGTGTTTGTACCCTACGGCAAGGGTGTGACCGGGGCCGATCTTTCGGCCTTTACCGTCACGCGGTCAATCCTGCTTTCGGCGTCGGGCTTCGCCCCGGTCACGGATCGCCCGCGTATCAAACAGAAGGTCGAGACTTATTACGATCTCGACAAGGCTTCGCGGCTGGCGGCGCAATATGCCAGTGGCGACACGGTGGACGCGGATCTGCAATCCGGGTTTTCCACCTCATCAAAGGACCATGCTGATCGCAGGGCGAAGTCCGGCGCCAGGAAGGCTGCCCGTGACAAGGCCGAAGGATCGGTTGTCATCAATGGCGATGCCACGCCGCAGCCGGGCGGCAAATGCATTCTCTCCGGCCTGCGGGCCGGGGTGGATGGCACCTATACGATCAAGAGTGTGACAGACGAGCTTTCCCGCTCTTCCGGCTACACGACCTCGATCAGCCTGAGCGAACCGCAGGGCAAGGCCGGCCAGGATAGCCGCTAG
- a CDS encoding phage tail sheath protein: MTDPTFGITINRSANEATTASKAQMSVVGICMPIDKAASADQTAFNTAFPLNTCVKLNSNDTSILALCDQDGGFIDAIEGINDQLGSYQTAATLVVVRVAEGVDDAATMANITGTSVAGTGIFAFLDAGPDVGVYPRLLICPGFTKTHADGAANPVLASLPTVANQILAQVIADGPAGLDDFTDWVEQHAGMRIIPVSGGVYATDSTGADVLRPMSPRVAGLFVRRDYENDGSPFKSIANQTVYGITGVEKNLRFSLTDGSTEGQQILAVHGGIIVRGESGDDFSISDGGYVFIGTDNLSEESVWDQYHKVRGRDFVELTVLRTVRSYLGKYNLTTQTIQSVVNTISTILQNRQSNGDILGFRARFDPDKNNASDLRAGHIYVDMQFEEAPVFKRLTVASRPYAAALDATIDEILAAQNA; encoded by the coding sequence ATGACCGACCCGACATTTGGCATTACCATCAACCGAAGCGCCAACGAGGCGACGACGGCCTCGAAAGCGCAGATGAGCGTCGTTGGCATTTGCATGCCGATCGATAAGGCCGCCAGCGCGGATCAGACGGCGTTCAACACGGCGTTTCCGCTGAACACCTGCGTCAAGCTGAACAGCAATGACACCAGCATTCTGGCGCTCTGCGATCAGGATGGCGGCTTCATTGATGCGATTGAAGGCATCAACGATCAGCTTGGCAGCTACCAGACGGCGGCGACCCTGGTGGTTGTTCGTGTTGCCGAGGGTGTCGATGATGCAGCGACCATGGCCAACATCACCGGCACCTCGGTGGCAGGCACGGGCATCTTCGCATTTCTCGATGCCGGTCCGGATGTCGGCGTCTATCCCCGCCTGTTGATCTGCCCGGGCTTTACCAAAACCCACGCCGATGGCGCCGCCAACCCGGTGCTGGCTTCGTTGCCGACCGTGGCCAACCAGATCCTGGCGCAGGTGATTGCTGATGGGCCGGCCGGGCTGGACGATTTCACCGATTGGGTTGAGCAGCATGCAGGCATGCGGATCATTCCGGTTTCCGGTGGCGTCTATGCCACTGATAGCACCGGCGCGGACGTGTTGCGGCCGATGAGCCCGCGCGTGGCCGGTCTCTTCGTGCGGAGGGATTACGAGAACGACGGCTCGCCGTTCAAGTCCATTGCCAACCAGACGGTCTACGGCATTACCGGCGTCGAGAAGAACCTGCGGTTTTCGCTGACGGACGGCTCGACCGAGGGACAGCAGATCCTGGCGGTGCACGGCGGGATCATCGTGCGGGGCGAGAGCGGCGACGATTTCTCGATTTCCGATGGCGGCTATGTTTTCATCGGCACGGACAACCTGTCCGAGGAAAGCGTCTGGGACCAGTATCACAAGGTCCGTGGCCGCGACTTTGTCGAGCTGACCGTGCTGCGTACCGTGCGCTCCTACCTCGGCAAGTACAATCTGACGACACAGACCATCCAGTCTGTCGTCAACACCATTTCGACCATCCTTCAGAACCGGCAGTCAAATGGCGATATCCTCGGGTTTCGTGCGCGGTTCGACCCGGACAAGAACAATGCCAGCGACCTGCGCGCCGGGCATATCTACGTGGATATGCAGTTTGAGGAAGCCCCGGTCTTCAAGCGTCTGACCGTGGCCTCCCGGCCTTACGCGGCGGCGCTGGATGCCACCATCGATGAAATCTTGGCGGCACAGAACGCCTGA
- a CDS encoding Arc family DNA-binding protein codes for MVDRTPQDQDKYVLRFPDGLRDRLKDEAARNNRSLNAEIIHRLENSFASLPEMEQDDLQSIIRQIDIVKYNLVQAHSKKKRESDGKE; via the coding sequence ATGGTTGATCGCACTCCACAAGACCAAGACAAATACGTCCTTCGTTTCCCCGATGGCTTGAGAGACCGCCTCAAAGATGAGGCGGCGAGAAATAATCGCAGCCTGAATGCTGAGATTATCCACCGCCTCGAAAACTCGTTTGCGTCTCTTCCAGAGATGGAACAAGACGACCTCCAATCGATCATCCGGCAGATTGACATCGTAAAATACAATCTCGTCCAAGCTCATTCCAAGAAGAAACGGGAGAGTGACGGAAAAGAGTAA
- a CDS encoding phage tail protein codes for MLYQIGVVTFDLKFNLDGVSRETTADFVDKPVIGARPPLEAMGEGPEQMTLAGRLFPDKLGGLSNLKTLQTLLKNQVPQLVLRGDGEVMGWFVITRITEGHTYLNTKGVGQVIDMQIELKKSDAPDGESYFSTLWELVS; via the coding sequence ATGCTTTATCAAATCGGTGTCGTAACCTTCGATCTCAAGTTCAACCTCGATGGGGTTTCGCGCGAGACGACGGCGGATTTTGTTGACAAGCCAGTGATTGGTGCGCGCCCGCCGCTGGAAGCCATGGGCGAGGGGCCGGAGCAGATGACCCTTGCCGGTCGGTTGTTTCCCGACAAGCTCGGTGGCCTGTCCAACCTGAAGACCTTGCAAACCCTGCTGAAAAACCAGGTGCCGCAACTGGTGCTGCGCGGCGATGGCGAGGTGATGGGCTGGTTTGTCATCACCCGCATTACCGAGGGGCACACCTATCTGAATACCAAGGGTGTCGGCCAGGTGATCGATATGCAAATCGAGCTGAAAAAGTCCGATGCACCGGACGGCGAAAGTTACTTCTCGACTTTGTGGGAGCTGGTGTCTTGA